A single Dermacentor variabilis isolate Ectoservices chromosome 9, ASM5094787v1, whole genome shotgun sequence DNA region contains:
- the LOC142592737 gene encoding uncharacterized protein LOC142592737, with the protein MAPSRKDGAPTAPSQAPGQPSTSRAARNAEIRPLVEFALKRLQKQDHQDWWSWNSEQERSSKRQKKPAGETQCSVCEKPTATRSVEVQHAMDHAFELSYRCEECHRMFARKFELEWHLRQHTGVRPLPCGLCPAEFLNGRLLTAHHTRHHGLRSKWHRFKTN; encoded by the exons ATGGCCCCTTCGAGAAAGGACGGAGCTCCCACAGCGCCGTCGCAAGCCCCAGGACAACCGAGCACGAGTCGGGCAGCGCGCAATGCTGAGATTAGGCCGCTCGTAGAATTCGCTCTGAAGCGCCTGCAGAAGCAAGACCACCAGGACTGGTGGTCATGGAACA GCGAACAGGAGCGCAGCTCGAAGCGGCAGAAGAAGCCGGCCGGCGAGACCCAGTGCAGCGTTTGCGAAAAGCCCACGGCCACCAGGAGCGTCGAGGTGCAGCACGCGATGGACCACGCGTTCGAGCTCTCCTACCGCTGCGAGGAGTGCCACAGGATGTTCGCGCGCAAGTTCGAGCTCGAGTGGCACCTGCGCCAGCACACGGGCGTGCGTCCCCTGCCGTGCGGCCTGTGCCCCGCGGAGTTCCTCAACGGGCGCCTGCTGACCGCACACCACACCAGGCACCACGGGCTGCGCTCCAAGTGGCACCGCTTCAAGACCAACTGA